The DNA region ACAGAGCTTGAAATAGCGCTCCGCAAGAGTCGGACTGTGGAAGAGATGGAATGTGCCCTCCGCTCGGCGTACGACGAAACTGAGCGGTTGGTGCAGCTAGCTGAAGCTCTGCTCGTACTCGCGCGCATCGATCAAGGCGAGATGCCGCTGAACAAGGAGCTCATCGACGTCAGACCGATCCTCGCGAGGATGCAGTCAAAGTACGAAGAGCGCTTCGAGCGTGCCGAGGGCTCGCTCGAAATGATCGCCCCGCCTGATTTGGAGCTCCTTTGCGATCCGTTACGCGTCGAGCAGGCAATCGCAAATTTGCTTGAGAATTGCCTGCGGCATGGCGGCAGCACCGCGACGGTGGTCACCTCGCGGGTTGACAGTGGTCTCCGGTTAGCTGTGTCTGACGACGGTCCAGGGTTTCCAGATGAATTCGTGCCCCGAGCGTTTGACCGGTTCAGCCGGGCGGCAGAGTCACGCCAGTTCGCCGGCAGCGGCCTCGGTCTGGCGATCGTCAAGTCAATCGTGGATTCGCATGGCGGGACCGTGCGCGTGGTCAACGGCGAGGACGGCGGAGCGACGGTGGAACTCGATTTTCCCAGCCCCTCGTAGGCGCGCGTATTGCCGCGCGGAACCGAGCCGCAGCGCGAGCATTGAACAAAGCCAAATTCGCGTGTTCGTGAACTTTTACTCTCATCTGGATGAACTTGGTCATTCGCAGTTTCGTGAAATCCGATGCTCAGGCCGCAGGCGTAGGGAATCGCCCCACTCAGTCTTGGCGAACCTTGATATCAGTACTGTCTCGCCGGTGAAACTGATCCGCCGAATCGAGTCTGGTCAGGGCGAGTTCCTGCTTTTTGCACTCACGCCGCCAACTCTCGCGACGGATCGCGAGCGCGCGCAGGAGATCGCCGCGCTGACGATCGCGCGCCTCGAGCCGCTGGATCTGGATGGCGTGATCCTCTACGACATCGATGATGAACGCGAGCGGAACCCGGAAGAGCGTCCGTTTCCGTTCATGCCGACCATCGACCCGGCGGACTACTTGGCCGATCACCTTACGGCTTTGCAGACCCCTGTGATCGTCTATCGCGCAGTCAGCAAATATGCCCCCGCGGACCTTCGCACGTGGCTGTCAGCTCAAGATCCCGAGCGGCTGATGACGGTTCTCGTCGGAGCCCCCACGAGCGGCAGGGCGGCCCGAACGTCGCTCGCAGAAGCCCAGGCGCTGCGGCGCGAGGCCAATCCGCGCATGCTGTTGGGCGGCGTGGCTATACCCGAGCGTCATAGTCGGCGCGACGACGAGCATCTGCGCCTGCTTGCCAAGCAGGACGCGGGTTGCCGATTCTTCGTGACACAGGTTGTATATGACATCAACGCAGCGAAGAATCTCGTTTCCGACTACCACTACGAGTGTCGGGCGCGCGGAATGTCGCCAGTGCCAGTTGTCTTCACGTTTTCGGCATGTGGGTCGATGAAGACCCTGAATTTTCTCCGCTGGCTCGGCGTCGATGTACCGCGGTGGATAGAAAACGAGCTCGCGCACGCAGCCGATCCCCTTGAAGCTTCGTATCAACAGTCGCTGACCATCGCCTCGGAGTTGATCGACTATTGCCGCACGCTCGGCATGCCGTTTGGCATCAACGTCGAAAGCGTGTCGATTCGGCGAGTTGAGATCGAAGCTTCGGTGCGACTCGCGGCACAGATGGGAATGCAGATGAGGCGCTAGGGCGGCTCTCAGTTGGATCGCGCGATCCGCTCAGGGTGCGACTCAGACGGCGCGGTTCCGGTCAAAAGTCTCGTCCTGAGTGCAGCAGCCGAACAATCAGAGTCAATCGCCCACCGATCGTAGGGGTCGTTCGCCCGACGAACATGCGGCCAAACCTGCCGCGACTAGTTCACTCTGAGATTCGATTGGGCGATCCAACGGGCGTGTCAAGAAGCGAAACAGACGGCGTTCCACCAGCCCCCATCGAGATTGAAGACTTCGAAGGCATCGGTGTTCCTCCGCGCATCGCATGGCTGGTGTCAGCGATTCTTTACGGCACGTCCTCGATCCTGTTCGGAACTCTTGCATTCGTGACCGGGATCGTCCCGGTCAGTCTCGGATACGTCTCGATCGCGGGGACAACGATGGCGATCATCTGCGTCGTGGGCGCAAAGTTTTTTCCGACCGCTTGGTGGGGCGGACATTTTCGCTCGATCGTGGGCATGACATTGGTCGCGGTCGGCGCGGCGACGATTGGCGAAGTCCATAGCGCTACGTCGCTCGTGATGGTTTATCCGATATTGATCACTGCCTATCTCTACGACTCGCGGCGCGCGCTCCCCTACGTGGTCGTCGGCACCGGGTTTTTCATCGTTTCCTACGCGCTGCTCAACGTTCCTACTGCGCACCTGATCATCACTTCGACGATCGTCGGTGCCATTTCGGCCACGGTCGTCGCTTCTCAGCACGAGCTGCGCGCCATCGTTTCGGTCAACCGAGAATTGTCGACCACGGATGCGCTGACAGGCCTGGCGAATGTCCGGCGACTGCGCAATGCGGTCACGCACTCGTTGGCGCATGATGAGGAGCTGTCCGCGGCGGTCTATGCCATCGATCTTGACGATTTCAAACAAGTCAACGATCGTTTCAGTCACACGCTGGGCGACGCTGTGCTCAAGGCCGTTGCCGACGAAATTGCTACGGAACTTCAACCTACTGACCTGCTCGCCCGCCGGGGCGGCGATGAGTTCGCGATCTTCATCGCCGACAGTGGATCACGCGACCTCGACCAACTGCGCCGAAACGTCGCCGCCGCGATTACCCGCGCCCGAACGCGCGTCTGTCCCGAAGTCACGCCGAACGGCAGCGTAGGGTACGTAATCCGACGGCCCGGCGAGAATGCGACCGAGCTGCTTGAGCGCGCCGACACAGAGCTGCACGAGGCGAAGTTGGACGCGCATCCAGAACGTCGCAGCCAACAGATCGTCTCATTGCACGACTTCAGACGGCGCGTTGGCGCACCGAACGGCCGCAGCGACCATCTGATTCAGAGCGGCACCGAAAGGGTCAGCGATGAGCAAAAGATCGCACGGCAGATCAGGCGGGCGCTCGGACACGCGTCGGGCTGGCAGGTTCTGGCCGTGCTCAACCTTGCCGCGGGACTTGCGGTCATCTTGGCGCTGTCGACGGCCGCCGGCCGCGAGATCGACAACGCAGTTCCGCTGGTAGCCGCAATCGGAATTCTCGTCCTGGGCGGCTTTTGCGTCTGGGCGGGCCGTCGCGAGACCGGAGAAGTCGGCATCCACGTGACTCTCGTGACGATGATCGCGCTCGTCACGGTTGTCCAGCTGGGCGTTGGGCGCGGTCTGCAGGGCGCGTTCGCCGACCTCTATCTCCTGCCGATTGTCGGCGGCTTCTACGCGCTCGACTCGAAAAAGATGTTGCCGTACCTGGTCGCCGGACTGTCGCTGTACGCCGTAACGCTGCTCGAATCCATCTACCCGCTCGCGTTGACGCGCATCATCGTGACAAGTGTCCTGACCCTGGTGATGGTCGGGCTGCTCAGCAAAGCGCGTCGCGTAACCAAAGAGTTCACCGAGAACGCCGTTCAGTTGTCAACGGTCGACGGGCTGACCGGTCTGGCGAATATCCGCGGTATGCGACGGAAAGTTGCCGATGCGATTGACCGTTGCGGCACCTCCGGCGAACGCCTGGCTCTGATCGCAATCGACCTCGACGATTTCAAGCAGGTCAACGACCGGCACAGCCACACCCTTGGCGACCGGGTGCTGGTGGCGGTAGCTGATGCGATGACTGAAGTCGTCTCCCGCAAGGACACAGTTGCGCGCCGTGGCGGGGACGAATTCGAAGTTGTTTGCGTACTTGACGATGATGGTGACGTGCCCGCGCTGGTGTCCTCTCTGCACGTGGCAATTTCCGAAGCCCGCCGAGAGTTGGTTGCGGACGTCGCCAGCTCCGCAAGTATTGGGCACGTCATCTGGAAGCGCGGAGAAAGCTCTGACGCCTTTCTGGCTCGCGCCGACCAACAACTACATGGCGCGAAGGTGGCCTCCCGAGCGAAGCACGGGCGCAGCGCGCGGCGACGTGCATAGCTGTTGCAAAACCTCGCAAGCTCGGCGGCGCCCTTGAGTTCGCCGACATGATGGCTTCGCGCGGACGCCGATGAAATCCTTCCGGATACCATCACCGCCATGAGCACTACCCCGGGTTTGCTGATTGCGTTCGGCGCCGGCTTTCTCTCCTTCATCTCCCCTTGTTGCCTGCCCCTGGTGCCGGGGTATTTGGCCGCGGTCACGGGAACTGAACACCAGCCGGTCGAGCGCAAGGTCGACCTGTTCGTGATCCGGCGAAGCTTGATTTTCGTAGGAACCTTTGCTTCGATTTTCATCCTCTACGGCCTGAGTGCCACAGCGGCAGGGACGTTTCTAACCGACAATGCTGCTCTTTTGAACAAGATCGCCGGGGCAGCGATCATTGCGATGGGGTTGATTTTCATGGCCTCCCCCTTCGTTCTCTCCTTGAACAAACAGTGGCGTCCGTCGAGCCTGATCGAGCGCGCAGGAGACGGCGGGCCCGCGATCGCCGGTGCGGCGTTCGCCATTGCATGGACTCCCTGCATGGGTCCCACGCTCGGCGCCATCCTCAGCCTCGCGGCCACGCAGGAACGGTTGGCCCAAGGTGCGCTGCTGCTCGCCGTCTACTCGGCGGGGCTGGCGGTCCCATTTCTTATGTCCGCAATTGCTTTTTCGAATGCGACGAATTCGTTCTCGTTCTTCAAGCGCCATTACACAGCGATCCAGCTCGGTTCGGGAGCGGTTCTCGTGGCGATGGGCGTCCTCGTGATCACCGGCGAACTATTTCGAATGAGCATTGCCGCGCAGGCGTTTCTCCAGAAGACCGGGCTCGACTGGATCGCAGGAATTTGAGCGGGATTCCCACACGGCCGGGCGAGATAAGCAACAAATAACAAAAAGTTTAGGCTAGACTAAACCGTGTTGTGGAAAAGAAGGCAAAGAAGAACGTAACTCGCCGCGAGGCCCTCGCCAAATCGCTTCCGCTGCTTGCAGGGATAACCGCCGCGAACGTCGTCGGTCCTGACCTGGCAGTGGCCGCTGCAATGAAACATGGCTCGCCAGGCACGTCTTCCGGGAATGCAAAGCTTGATCCCCAGTCGCTTTCGGCAGAAGGGGTCCACGGTGCCGGCGCCCCGGTTTCAATTGGGCCTGGAGCGCTGGACGCATTGACCTACCCGCCGCCTCCGACTCGCCGTCGTCCCGGCAAAACCCGCCAGTTCGACATCGTCGCGCAAACGCGCGATATCGAGATCATCAAGGGAGTCACGTTTCCTGCGTGGACCTACAACGGCACCGTGCCCGGGCCGATTCTACGCGTCAATGAAGGCGAAATCCTCAGGGTGGACTTCCGGAACGCATCGCCCCATCCGCACACAATCCATTTCCACGGGATCCACCCAGCAAAAATGGACGGTGTATTCGAGGTGGTTGCCCCCGGCGACAAGTTCGTATACGAATTCGAAGCTCAGCCCGCCGGCGTTCACCCCTACCACTGTCACGTCCCGCCACTGCGCGAGCACATCCAGCGCGGGCTCTACGGAACCCTGATCATCGATCCCAAAGAGGGCCGTAAACCCGCCCAGGAAATCGTGATGGTGATGAACGGCTATGACACCGACAAGGACGGTGCAAACAACTTTTACAGCGTCAACGGCGTGGCCTTCTACTACGCAAAGTACCCGATCAAGGTCAAGCGCTCAGAAACGGTCCGGATTTATCTGCTCAACATGACTGAGTTCGACCCGGTGAATTCGTTCCACCTCCATGGCGAGTTTTTTCGCTACCAAGAGAACGGGCGTTCAAGCAATGCTTGGCGAGAGACAGACAATGTCGCTCAGATCCAGGGCGAGCGCGGGGTGATTGAGATCGATTTCAACAACGCCGGCATGTTCATGTTTCACGCGCATCAAACCGAGTTCCTTGAACTCGGCTGGACCGGCTTCTTTGACGTCGAGGACGCATGAGTTCAGCGGATACGGCAGCAGCGCCCGAGGCCGAGCCCGTCCGCCCGGCTCCCAAAAGACGTTGGCGCAGGTGGGCGCTGGTTGCGCTACCACTGGTCCTGCTGTTTGGCGCACTCGCTGCGTTCAACGCGATGGACGACCGTGTTTTCGGCCTGATCGGCGACAATCCGCCGCCCGCCGATGTTCTGAACGTCTCACGGGTGCTGTTTGAGGAGGGCGAGATCGTTGTTCGCGTGACGAACACCCAGCCCGACCCCATCACGATTGGCGTAGTCACGGTCGACGATGCGATCGTCAACTTCTCGGTCGATGGCAATGAGACTCTCGGGAGATTTGATGGAGCAAAGATTCGGATCCCGATGGATTGGAATGAAGGCGAGCCTTATGTGATCGGAATCACGAGCGGCTCGGGCATACAGACGACGGCCAGGGTGACTGCCGCAGTCGCACGGGTGACACCGCGGCCTTCGAGCATCTTCGGTTTTGGTCTGATCGGGCTTCTCGTTGGCGTGCTTCCGGTCGCGCTTGGGCTGTTTTGGCTGCCGGCACTTCGAACTGCCAGTAGAAATGCTCTCGCGGGATTCATGGCACTGACGGCCGGGTTGCTCGTTTTTCTCGCCGTTGACGCAATCTTTGAAGCGCTCGAGCAATCCGCAGCACTACCCGGCGCGCTCGGCGGACTGGGTCTGATCACTCTCGGTGTTTCGCTTAGTTTTGTCGGCGTCGGAGCGCTCTCGGCAGCGCTGACCCGCCGCGCCGGAAAGGGAGTATCGAAAACGACCGGAGCTTCGGGAATGGCGCTCGCGATTGCCATTTCGGCAGGCATCGGCTTTCACAACCTCGGTGAAGGTCTCGCGATCGGAGCGTCGTTCGCCGTTGGAAAATTGGCGTTCAGCTCGCTCCTGATCATCGGCTTCGCCGTCCACAACATCACCGAGGGGCTTGCGATTGCCGTGCCACTTGCTGACCGGGACGAAGGCCGAGTGTCGGTGCGGAAGCTCACCGGTTTGGCTCTGATTGCCGGATTGCCCGCTGTCCTTGGCGCCTGGATCGGAGGATTTGTCACCTCCGCCCTGCTCGCGACCTTCTTCTTTGCCGTCGCAGCTGGCGCGGCCGCGCAGGTAGTCGTGGAAGTCGTCGGGTACATTCGCGGGCACACCGGCCACAGCTGGCGAACACCCTACGTAGCCGGAGGATTCATCGCCGGCATCGGGATCATGTACGCGACGAGCCTGCTTGCCGTTTGACGTTTAGCTCGGCGCCGCCGATGTCGAACCGCAGCGACTGAGCTACCAGCGGAGCGAATCCGAGATTCTGGCCGGCGGCGTTCGGGTGGTACGACGACGCTCAACACGTGAACCCGTTCAACCACGGCGCCGAAGGGCCAGACGTCGTGGCCAATGAATGGAGGGAGCGAATCCGCAAACTCGAATCCGGCCGCGGTCGCCCGCGCCTTGATCGTGTCGCGAGGTACGGTCGCCACCTGATTGATCCCGGCTACTTCGGCCGACGAGATCCCCAGCGCTGCCCCACTCGTCCGCGTTCCAGCTCACAAACGCAAGGCCAATTTGCGTGCTCCACAGCGGAAAGATCAACGACGGGCCTATCCGTTGACGTGCGCCGTCGGTCACCCGTCAGTATCAACTTCATGCAGCCCGGCCCCGTCCTGGGGCCCACCTTAGATCGCGTCCGGGTGATCGTCGGGCGCCCACCTCAAGAGATCACCCGGCTGACAATCAAGCGCCGCACACAGTGCCGCCAACGTCCTGAATCTGACCGCCTTCGCGCGTCCGTTCTTCAGGACCGCCAGGTTCGCGGGCGTAATACCTATCTCGTCAGCAAGATCGCCAACCGAAATCTTTCGACGAGCTTGCATCAGGTCGATGTCGACGTAGATCGGCATCAGATGACTTCCCTCAGCTCGCTCTCAAGATGGCTCGCCTGCACATCGCGGGTGATCGCCTGAACGAGCAGCACGCGCATCAAGAGGATGACCAGCGCAATGCCGGCGAACACGACTGCGACTCCGCCGATAAGCAGCACGACACCTGGAGCGACCGATTCGCCTGGTGCGAGGACGACCCCGAGGGCGAACGCCAAGATTGACGCAGTCACAACTGAGCCGATGATCACATCGACGTAGCGGAATGATGCGTCTGAAAAGAGTGCGTCGCGGCGCAACAGGCTCAGAAGCTGCCATATACATACGGACGTGACTTGGATCGCTATGAATCCGAAAACGACAATGACGATGATTGGCACCGCGACGTCGGCGATCTCGCCGCTGAAATCCTCTTTCAGGTCCTTGGCGAGCATCGGAATCATGACGGTCTGAACAAAGAGCGAGCCGGCGATCACCAGCCCGAGGACGACGCGCAGTGCACTGATTGTGATGTTTCCCATTTATACAAACTTTCTATCGATGTTCGATGGAAGTCTATCGATTATCGAGAGAAGCGTGCCGCATCTTCGACTTTAGTCCGGGTCGTCCGTGCTGGTCGCCTTGTGCCCGTACATGTCTGCATCCGCCCGTGAGATCAACTCGTCGAGCGAATCGTCTGGCTCCAGAGCGGCGAGGCCGATCGTGATCGAACTGCCCGCGGCGGCGCCGACGGCGATTTCGATATCCGCGGCCCGCTTTCGCGCGGTTGCCATATCCGTATTGACGAGCCCGCAGATGAACTCGTCTCCGCCGACACGAACGACTGGGTCGTAAGCGCGGAGCTGATGACGAAGTACCTCGACGACCTTTCGCAAGAGCTCGTCGCCAGCGGCGTGTCCCTGCTCGTCGTTCAGCTGTTTCAGTCCGTCGACGTCAATGAATGCGACGACGAACTGTTGCTCTGAGCGCCTCGATCGAAGTATCTCGTGCTCCAGAGTCAAGAATCCCAAATCACGCATATACGCGCCTGTCAAGGCATCCATTTGCGCGCTCTGTAGCTCGCCGCGCGCCAATCGGCGTTCCTCTGCCGCAAGCCTGCGATCGTCGGCCGCGCGAGCGCGATCGTCAGCGGCTCGCTGCCTCGCCGCCGCAGATCGCTCACGAAGCTCCCGGCTCAACGCGAGGGCCTTTCGGAGGTGCTCGTCCTCCGGGCCGATCGTCTCGCGCACAAGGGCATCCTCAAATGCTTCTCTTCGGTCCCGGGAGGCGGCCGCTTTGTCGCGAGCATCTGCGACCCGGTCGCGGACGCGTGCCGATTCGTCGCGGTCGACGCCGGCGCTCGCACGCTCGAGGACGCTCAACTGACGCGCAGAGGACGCCGCCTCACGATTCTGTTGGGACTTCGTGCGCTCTTGGCTCGCTCTTTTATAGGTCTTGTCTGCGGCGGTCCCAGGCGGGGTCTGTTCGTGCTCCTTGTCGGCCGACTCCTGGTCTCGGTCGGCGGCGGCCTGATCGCTGTCGGATCCTTTCTGGTCTGAGATCGAAGCTGCGTCATCACTGTCCGCCGCGTGCTGCATGTCATCCGCGGCAGTCTGATCGGCGTCCGAAAGCGTTTGTTCGAAGTCCGAAACGTTTTGTTCTGACTCGATGAGGTCGTCGTCAAACTGCAACGGATCCACCCGTTGCCGTGATTCACCCGCTCGCCTTCGCGAGGAGAATCGCTGTCGTAATGATTTGAGCAAGGGATACCTTCCGCCGAGTAGTGCCTGCAATCGGGCCTCGCGGACCGAAGGACAAACGACTAAACCCAAGTGCTCCAGACTACTTCAATCAGGGTATATCCGTCGACCGTGAGTAGCGGCGCCATGCTGGACGCCGCTTGAACAGTCATGGCGCCAGTTCTCCAAATCTTTCACGTCAGCAGCTTGGCCTTCGCGCTGCGGAACTCCTCATCATCCAGTGAACCGGCGCGGTGCAGCTCCGCGAGACGCTCGAGCTCTCTCGACGAGTCAGGCGTCGGGCGGCTGCTCGCGAGCCTTCGGGTCGCGGTCCAGTGCGCTGCGAGACCGATCCCCCAGCCGAGCAAAACCCAGACGAACCACGGATAGTCCGTCCCGCCGCTCAGCTGCCACGTCACGGCCCACATCGCGATCAGCAGAACGTTGACCGCTACGAAGACTGTCGCGTGGATGTGAAGTGCGTGTCGGGCGTGACCTGAAAGACGTTCTGCGCGCTGAGCCCGCTTGGCGTCGCGTTTCTGCTGTTCGGCCGTCTCCACGCGCTCGACGGCGCGTGCGAATGGATCGTCATGCATGGGATCTCCGTTTGTTCGGTTTGGTGGATGAGTTGATGTTGAGAAGTTCAATTTCGCTCGCTGCGGATTCAAGTATCTGGGAGGCCTCTGATGCATCCACGCGGCCCGAGAGCGGTGCGAGGCGCGCCTTGAATCGAGTGAGAAGCACATCCAGTGATTCGATCTCGTTGAGCGTCACGTCGAGGCGGTACTCAAGGGCTGCGAGTAGTTCCGCCCGGTCGTCCAGGGCGCGAAGTCCCTCCGTCGTGATCGAGTAGACGATTCGGCCGCTCTCCTCGGCGCCCGCGATCAATCGCTCGACCTGCAGCGCCTCGATTGCGGGATAAATGCTGCCTGGCGACGCCTTGTACCTCGGCCCAAAGAGCCGCGTCAGTTCAGACATGATTTCGTAGCCGTGTCGGGGTTCGGTAGCCACGAGCGACAAAAGCACCAATGGCAACTCACCGTGTTTGAAGAATCGTCGTGACATACGCGCTCCTAGTCGGCCATGCTTTCGGCCGGTTGTGACCAGGTCAGTGATTTCGCTTCCACGGGCTTACTCAGGCCCTTTAGTTCGAGCGCACCGAGCGACACGAACGATTCTTCATTCGCTCCGTCGCCCAAGGCCCGCGCGTCAGAGGAAACAATCGTCTGCCCCGCCTCCGCGCTGTCGCAAAGGCGTCGCGCGATTATCACTGTCGATCCGAAGAAGTCGTTGCCGTCGCGAAGCAGCTCGCCCGCATGCAGCCCGACCCGAAGCCCTAGTTGGTCGGTGTCATTGGCGACTCGCCGCTGCATGTCGGACGCACATGCAATCGCTGGCGTCGGTTTGGCAAAGATCACCATCAAGCCGTCGCCGAGGTTTTTGACCACCCGGCCGCCGTGCTTCTCGGCGACCTCATGAAGCAAAGTGAAATGACGCTGGCGAATTTCATGGGCAGCCGTCTCCCCCACTTGATCGATCAGTTTCGTCGATCCAACGATGTCGGTGAACAGGACGGTCGCAAGGGCGCTGTAGCGGCCGTTCTGCTCGAGCGTGCGCAAGCCATCGTGAGTGGTTCGAAAGGTTTTCTCGCCCGCGTGGTTATGGGCCTGGATGAGGCCTTCGCCGACCAGCACCTCAAGCGCGCTGCCGAGCCTTGGCTGCAATCGTGCGAATGGATGGGCTCGCCTCAGCTGCTTCGCGATCTGACTGCGAGTGGCAGCGCCCAGACTCGTCAGTTCCATGACCTGGAGGAGGAGATCTTTCGTGGCTATGTCTCGCGAGGCGCCCATTACGAAGCTCTTACGAAACACTATAACGAAACCCTTACGAAAGTCAAGCAACGTCCGCTATGGATTCCGCGTTCCGAGTACGACGTGGCCTGGCGTGCTCAGATCGTCAGTACGCGACGCCGGGAACCGATCGGACTACTCCGATTCCCGGCGCCAGGAGATGGGATCTCCCGCGAGGATCCAGGCCGGTTGGCAGACATGCATCCACTTTGCGCCCGGGGGGCAACAAGCGCGGATTTTCGGCCAGACCGTTGTGTCGCACATACTTGGCGCGTGGCGACTGAACGCCGGCGCCCAGCTCACGAAACCAACCGTGTGCTGCACGTACTTGGCCTCAGCTCGCGTTTTGTGACAACTAGTCGCTGACTTTCAGTTCCGGCGCAACCGGCGTTGCTCGCGATTCAAGCAGCTCGAAGCTCTCGAGCAGGTCTCCGACCTTCACGTCCTGTCCAGCGAGGAGTGCTTCGCTGCCGACCACGACGGATTCGGAATAGATCAATGCCGACGTGGTTGTGTCGAAGTAGACGGTACTCAGAGTGCCCGACTCGGAGAAGGTGAATCCAACGGCAGGACGACCGCGTGGATCTCGAGCGCGATCGAGAACATTCACGCCCCTGATCGTTGCGAGATCACGAATCATCGCCGCGCGCAAGGTCTGCGGCAGAGGTGGTGACAGGTCGCGGAGCGCTTCCGTGATGATCATCCACTTGGTTCCGTCGCCTTGGCCGCGGCCGACCGACGCCGCCTGTTTTTCAATCTCCCGAAGCAGTCGATCGGGAGTCTGGGCAAGCTCGTCCATCTGAGCACGTGAGTACGTCTCGTCGCCGATGCGATATTTGCCATACGCCGGGTAGCGATAGACGATCAGCGGGGATTTTGGCTCGCTGAGGACCCGCGTCTCGATGGTTCCTCGTTGGGCGACGCTCAGCCACGCACGGCGTTCGGTAGCCAGAAGTCGTGACGGGACCAGCGGCAGGATCGAGTAGTTGCGCACCGTCTGACGCGAACGCGTGAAGGTGAACCAGTCGTCCGGCGGGTACTCGGCTGCAAGCGCCGTCTTCGCCACGTCGGCGGCGGCTTCGGCGACCGTCGGGTTGCTCTTGAATGGAATCGCTGTGATCGCGATCAAGATCACGACTACGGCAAGCACTACGACCGGGACGGCCCACGCGCGACGCCACTCGAAACTCCAACGAGGCCCGGACGGCTGTTGCTCGAGGACCACGTCGGCCTCTAAAGCCCGCACAAACTGCTCACGCAGATCGTTCAGCGCCGACACGCGGAAATCCATCTCTCCGTGCCTATTCATCGTCGTCCTCCAGTGACTTTCTGACTTGCGCCAGCTCTTTCTTGAGCTCTTTCAAGCCGCGGCTCACGCGCGCCCGGATGACCTCTTCGGTCGTCCCGAACCCTGTGCGATATCGGCGTAGTTCCGCTGCTCCAGCACTCGCGCGCGCACAGCCTCGCGGTACTCAGGCCTCAGCGAATCGAGTGCGCGGCCCACCGCTCTACGGAGTTCGACCATTCGCGTGAGCTCTTCGATCTGCGTAGCTTCGTCTTTGCCGAGTTCGACCGGCTCGAACCTCAGTTGCTGCATGGCGCGTTGTTCCACCTGGCCGCGGCGGAAGTAGTTGTTCATCAGATTTCGAGCTATGCCAAAGAGCCAACGCCGCCCGTCCTCGAGCGAATTTCCTTTGAACTTTCCGCGGCTGGCGATTGCCTCTGCAAATGTTTCGCTCACCAGGTCGAACGCAATTTGCGTGTCAACCGTGCGGTGAACAAAGAAGCGGAGGAGATCCTCGGCGTTCTCGTCATATAGACGTGTCATATCTTCGTTTGTGAGATTCAACTCGTCTGCGCCCGTATACACATGGTTCGGGAGCGCAGATTGTGACCACCTAA from Solirubrobacterales bacterium includes:
- a CDS encoding methylenetetrahydrofolate reductase, which encodes MKLIRRIESGQGEFLLFALTPPTLATDRERAQEIAALTIARLEPLDLDGVILYDIDDERERNPEERPFPFMPTIDPADYLADHLTALQTPVIVYRAVSKYAPADLRTWLSAQDPERLMTVLVGAPTSGRAARTSLAEAQALRREANPRMLLGGVAIPERHSRRDDEHLRLLAKQDAGCRFFVTQVVYDINAAKNLVSDYHYECRARGMSPVPVVFTFSACGSMKTLNFLRWLGVDVPRWIENELAHAADPLEASYQQSLTIASELIDYCRTLGMPFGINVESVSIRRVEIEASVRLAAQMGMQMRR
- a CDS encoding GGDEF domain-containing protein, producing MSRSETDGVPPAPIEIEDFEGIGVPPRIAWLVSAILYGTSSILFGTLAFVTGIVPVSLGYVSIAGTTMAIICVVGAKFFPTAWWGGHFRSIVGMTLVAVGAATIGEVHSATSLVMVYPILITAYLYDSRRALPYVVVGTGFFIVSYALLNVPTAHLIITSTIVGAISATVVASQHELRAIVSVNRELSTTDALTGLANVRRLRNAVTHSLAHDEELSAAVYAIDLDDFKQVNDRFSHTLGDAVLKAVADEIATELQPTDLLARRGGDEFAIFIADSGSRDLDQLRRNVAAAITRARTRVCPEVTPNGSVGYVIRRPGENATELLERADTELHEAKLDAHPERRSQQIVSLHDFRRRVGAPNGRSDHLIQSGTERVSDEQKIARQIRRALGHASGWQVLAVLNLAAGLAVILALSTAAGREIDNAVPLVAAIGILVLGGFCVWAGRRETGEVGIHVTLVTMIALVTVVQLGVGRGLQGAFADLYLLPIVGGFYALDSKKMLPYLVAGLSLYAVTLLESIYPLALTRIIVTSVLTLVMVGLLSKARRVTKEFTENAVQLSTVDGLTGLANIRGMRRKVADAIDRCGTSGERLALIAIDLDDFKQVNDRHSHTLGDRVLVAVADAMTEVVSRKDTVARRGGDEFEVVCVLDDDGDVPALVSSLHVAISEARRELVADVASSASIGHVIWKRGESSDAFLARADQQLHGAKVASRAKHGRSARRRA
- a CDS encoding cytochrome c biogenesis protein CcdA, encoding MSTTPGLLIAFGAGFLSFISPCCLPLVPGYLAAVTGTEHQPVERKVDLFVIRRSLIFVGTFASIFILYGLSATAAGTFLTDNAALLNKIAGAAIIAMGLIFMASPFVLSLNKQWRPSSLIERAGDGGPAIAGAAFAIAWTPCMGPTLGAILSLAATQERLAQGALLLAVYSAGLAVPFLMSAIAFSNATNSFSFFKRHYTAIQLGSGAVLVAMGVLVITGELFRMSIAAQAFLQKTGLDWIAGI
- a CDS encoding multicopper oxidase domain-containing protein, with translation MKHGSPGTSSGNAKLDPQSLSAEGVHGAGAPVSIGPGALDALTYPPPPTRRRPGKTRQFDIVAQTRDIEIIKGVTFPAWTYNGTVPGPILRVNEGEILRVDFRNASPHPHTIHFHGIHPAKMDGVFEVVAPGDKFVYEFEAQPAGVHPYHCHVPPLREHIQRGLYGTLIIDPKEGRKPAQEIVMVMNGYDTDKDGANNFYSVNGVAFYYAKYPIKVKRSETVRIYLLNMTEFDPVNSFHLHGEFFRYQENGRSSNAWRETDNVAQIQGERGVIEIDFNNAGMFMFHAHQTEFLELGWTGFFDVEDA
- a CDS encoding helix-turn-helix transcriptional regulator, which gives rise to MPIYVDIDLMQARRKISVGDLADEIGITPANLAVLKNGRAKAVRFRTLAALCAALDCQPGDLLRWAPDDHPDAI
- a CDS encoding DUF2975 domain-containing protein; this encodes MGNITISALRVVLGLVIAGSLFVQTVMIPMLAKDLKEDFSGEIADVAVPIIVIVVFGFIAIQVTSVCIWQLLSLLRRDALFSDASFRYVDVIIGSVVTASILAFALGVVLAPGESVAPGVVLLIGGVAVVFAGIALVILLMRVLLVQAITRDVQASHLESELREVI
- a CDS encoding diguanylate cyclase encodes the protein MQFDDDLIESEQNVSDFEQTLSDADQTAADDMQHAADSDDAASISDQKGSDSDQAAADRDQESADKEHEQTPPGTAADKTYKRASQERTKSQQNREAASSARQLSVLERASAGVDRDESARVRDRVADARDKAAASRDRREAFEDALVRETIGPEDEHLRKALALSRELRERSAAARQRAADDRARAADDRRLAAEERRLARGELQSAQMDALTGAYMRDLGFLTLEHEILRSRRSEQQFVVAFIDVDGLKQLNDEQGHAAGDELLRKVVEVLRHQLRAYDPVVRVGGDEFICGLVNTDMATARKRAADIEIAVGAAAGSSITIGLAALEPDDSLDELISRADADMYGHKATSTDDPD
- a CDS encoding 2TM domain-containing protein, with translation MHDDPFARAVERVETAEQQKRDAKRAQRAERLSGHARHALHIHATVFVAVNVLLIAMWAVTWQLSGGTDYPWFVWVLLGWGIGLAAHWTATRRLASSRPTPDSSRELERLAELHRAGSLDDEEFRSAKAKLLT